The following are encoded in a window of Roseimaritima ulvae genomic DNA:
- a CDS encoding AAA family ATPase, with protein MFDTPSPNPLIVDFFGSPGSGKTHISSLVAEHLRARGISTLVLRERLFPKRFTREWFASRFGTLLWMVLHPIHTWQLRCAIAASQQQLLADRKRFRLAWIRTCERVSRLKSNHRIVLVDHGLAQLVWAIGYGANRSVWSGVIKRFAPLMTLADLTIVVDVSSATAMTRLRRRGQHQGKTSRLEQEDLSNEEVLANVEELERQVIDLLNTVADANCRLVRFNNDHEQQDGEAIGRLANAIELLLKNAEDCPAKFVSTYLTESTSKITIE; from the coding sequence ATGTTTGATACTCCGTCCCCCAATCCATTAATCGTTGATTTTTTTGGTTCGCCGGGGTCGGGGAAAACACATATTTCGAGCCTCGTTGCCGAGCATTTGCGAGCTCGTGGCATCAGTACTCTTGTTCTTCGCGAACGATTGTTTCCCAAAAGGTTTACTCGGGAGTGGTTTGCGTCGCGGTTCGGTACGCTGCTCTGGATGGTTCTGCATCCAATTCACACATGGCAATTGCGGTGCGCAATCGCTGCATCCCAACAACAGCTACTGGCGGATCGAAAGCGTTTTCGTTTGGCTTGGATCCGAACCTGCGAAAGAGTGTCTCGTCTGAAGTCTAATCACCGAATCGTACTCGTCGACCATGGGTTGGCTCAACTGGTGTGGGCGATTGGATACGGTGCCAACCGTTCGGTCTGGAGCGGAGTGATCAAGCGGTTTGCTCCTTTGATGACGCTTGCTGATCTCACAATAGTTGTGGACGTTAGCTCAGCGACGGCGATGACGCGACTTCGACGCAGGGGACAACATCAAGGTAAAACGAGCCGGCTTGAGCAAGAAGACCTCAGTAACGAAGAGGTGCTGGCAAACGTGGAAGAATTGGAAAGGCAGGTGATCGACCTGCTCAATACGGTTGCCGACGCAAACTGTCGCTTGGTTCGGTTTAATAACGACCATGAACAGCAGGATGGTGAGGCGATCGGGCGGCTGGCCAACGCGATCGAATTGCTGCTGAAAAACGCAGAGGATTGTCCGGCTAAATTCGTTTCAACCTACCTCACGGAATCAACCTCCAAAATTACGATTGAATAA
- a CDS encoding glycosyltransferase family 4 protein, with translation MKVGFPEERGAVLPALRILIVGSANSVHVVTRARALAHVGGDVAIISTEQPRQDIDDLRVLAPTLRRGLWRRIRSFRSLDRLIRNTPADVIFVHYASGYGAWLAQTDSRGLAVSIMGDDVLPHGMKRRSRISRWLTGRLLRQADLVTAKSSYLGAIATGMGVDSDRIMNVFWGVDLANFRNVPDTLRADLSIDASQPVVFSPRMMRPKYHIDLLVDAIPSILAVVPNTCFVISEHNADPLYRDQLRRRLRQLGVEQSARLVGEIEPGRMPEYYALADVTVSLHDRDGFPQSVLESMAAGTPCVVGRIPELDGIIEHEKHVLFTDFDSDAVGTAVHQILSGHPLVDRLVSAGRVFVSDRANLRTEARRVYRRLGEIAKRRDPRWRLPITGVILLEPIISRISRKK, from the coding sequence ATGAAGGTTGGTTTCCCAGAGGAGAGGGGGGCCGTTTTGCCCGCCCTGCGGATCTTGATTGTCGGATCGGCAAACAGCGTCCACGTGGTGACCCGTGCGCGTGCCTTGGCTCATGTGGGAGGGGATGTTGCTATCATCTCCACCGAACAGCCAAGGCAGGACATCGACGACTTGCGCGTTCTGGCACCGACATTGCGACGTGGGCTCTGGCGTCGGATTCGCAGCTTTCGCAGCCTTGATCGATTGATTCGCAACACTCCCGCGGATGTCATCTTCGTGCACTACGCGTCGGGTTATGGCGCCTGGCTGGCTCAAACCGATTCTCGCGGACTGGCCGTTTCCATCATGGGCGATGACGTTCTTCCGCATGGCATGAAGCGGAGAAGCCGAATCTCACGTTGGCTAACCGGGCGGTTGCTGCGGCAAGCCGATTTGGTTACTGCCAAGTCGTCCTACTTGGGGGCGATCGCTACCGGTATGGGAGTGGACTCTGATCGCATCATGAACGTTTTCTGGGGGGTTGATTTAGCAAACTTCAGGAATGTCCCCGACACGCTTCGAGCAGACTTGTCGATCGATGCTTCCCAGCCAGTGGTGTTCAGTCCCCGCATGATGCGCCCAAAATACCATATCGACTTGCTTGTCGATGCGATTCCCTCGATTCTGGCCGTCGTTCCCAATACATGCTTCGTGATTTCCGAACACAATGCGGACCCCCTTTATCGCGATCAGCTCCGACGACGACTTCGCCAATTGGGAGTAGAGCAGTCGGCTCGTCTCGTCGGGGAAATCGAACCTGGCCGGATGCCCGAATACTATGCGCTTGCTGACGTCACGGTCAGTTTGCACGACCGTGACGGATTTCCGCAATCCGTACTAGAATCGATGGCCGCTGGTACTCCCTGCGTGGTTGGTCGCATTCCAGAGCTGGATGGTATCATCGAGCATGAAAAGCATGTGCTATTCACCGATTTTGATAGCGATGCGGTCGGCACCGCGGTACATCAGATCTTGTCTGGGCACCCACTGGTTGATCGTTTGGTCTCGGCGGGGCGGGTATTTGTGTCTGACAGAGCGAACCTTCGTACCGAAGCCCGACGAGTCTATCGGCGATTGGGTGAGATTGCCAAACGGCGTGATCCCCGTTGGCGGTTGCCGATTACGGGCGTGATTTTGCTTGAACCGATTATCTCGCGTATTTCAAGAAAGAAATGA
- a CDS encoding glycosyltransferase family 4 protein translates to MTDQQRIKVGHVFTEFCPHKSVLRYWPVANPYVDSAVYCFRRTNADTFPHHEVWTERMASRLRGLPSGPWKRFTRPMASVAHRVTWRRFIDRSSVQLLHVQFGDKAVRLLPMLNRASLPLVVTFRGSDINCASYSEIRRHGLRKLFARASLCHFVSHDLRRKAIELGCPSEIARTIHVGAPPHAAHQLSRPTSRIEDCQFYCVASLLPCKGHETLLTAFRDVRKEIPNATLHLVGDGPLRDRLQWVCDSLQLGGRVIFHGHLDNEVVISKLRDDADVVVLTSQHDDEGNQEGLPTSLQEAASLGLPCIGTDCGGISELICNGETGLVVPQRDPARVAEALLQLAKSPRLRAEMGSAAALRGREHFNLENFYVQIAACYREAIYGEPVVAPSAENSGTHSVSV, encoded by the coding sequence GTGACGGATCAGCAACGCATCAAAGTCGGACATGTTTTTACCGAATTCTGTCCCCACAAGTCCGTTCTTCGTTATTGGCCGGTCGCCAATCCGTATGTGGATTCAGCCGTTTATTGTTTTCGCCGTACAAACGCTGATACGTTCCCGCATCACGAAGTCTGGACGGAACGCATGGCATCAAGGTTGCGGGGACTGCCGTCGGGGCCTTGGAAACGCTTTACTCGGCCAATGGCTTCCGTCGCGCATCGCGTGACATGGAGGCGGTTCATTGATCGGTCGAGCGTGCAATTACTGCATGTGCAATTTGGTGATAAAGCGGTTCGGTTATTGCCAATGCTTAACCGTGCAAGTCTGCCATTGGTAGTGACGTTCCGTGGTTCTGATATCAACTGTGCTAGTTATTCCGAAATCAGGCGACACGGATTAAGAAAGTTATTTGCCCGCGCTTCTCTATGCCATTTTGTTTCACATGATCTGCGCCGCAAAGCGATCGAGCTTGGTTGTCCAAGCGAAATCGCACGTACTATTCACGTCGGTGCGCCGCCGCATGCCGCGCATCAATTGAGTAGGCCAACCTCACGAATCGAGGATTGCCAGTTCTATTGTGTGGCCTCATTGCTTCCTTGCAAGGGGCACGAAACCTTGCTGACAGCCTTTCGGGATGTTCGTAAAGAAATACCGAACGCAACATTGCACTTGGTCGGGGATGGGCCCCTGCGAGACCGTTTGCAGTGGGTCTGCGATTCTTTGCAGCTCGGCGGTCGAGTCATATTCCACGGACACCTTGACAACGAAGTTGTGATTTCGAAGCTGCGTGATGATGCGGATGTCGTGGTCTTGACTTCACAGCATGACGATGAAGGAAATCAGGAAGGCTTGCCCACCAGTTTGCAAGAAGCAGCAAGTTTGGGCCTGCCCTGCATTGGCACCGATTGCGGTGGTATTTCGGAACTGATTTGTAATGGTGAAACGGGCTTGGTCGTGCCGCAGCGTGATCCTGCTCGAGTCGCCGAGGCATTGCTGCAGCTTGCGAAGTCACCTCGTCTGAGGGCCGAGATGGGTAGTGCGGCAGCTCTGCGCGGACGTGAACACTTCAACCTTGAAAATTTCTACGTCCAAATCGCTGCTTGCTATCGCGAAGCCATCTACGGCGAGCCCGTCGTCGCTCCATCGGCAGAAAATTCCGGCACTCATTCGGTGAGTGTGTAG
- a CDS encoding FkbM family methyltransferase — translation MWNEFAVTLARAALRLLDRSVGRKILASYASWHARRASGREVEVLYDGVWMHRVNGIYWADAPNFAYHRLITPKWMRYADGQEQWGRDFWFHVYEPQQGDIIVDIGAGAGTDLPLFSRQVGPDGRVIAIEAHPTTFEMMERTVDRNQLANVRCFHKAIVDRPGTLAITDDERHISNAIDFAGQASSSSTFNVEGCTLETVCAEAAVDRIDLLKMNIEGAEQYAILGMSEMLERIRNVCICCHDFRAERGDGAHFRTRKVVTEYLCDHGFKVTTRDDDARPFVRDHIHGVNLRWSPQ, via the coding sequence TTGTGGAACGAATTTGCCGTGACACTTGCACGAGCCGCGCTTCGCTTGCTGGACCGTTCGGTCGGTCGGAAAATACTCGCGTCTTATGCGTCCTGGCACGCTCGTCGTGCCTCGGGGCGTGAGGTGGAGGTGCTGTACGACGGTGTCTGGATGCATCGCGTCAACGGTATCTATTGGGCCGATGCGCCAAACTTTGCTTACCATCGATTGATTACCCCTAAATGGATGCGATACGCTGACGGCCAAGAACAGTGGGGACGCGACTTTTGGTTTCACGTATATGAACCACAGCAAGGCGACATCATCGTTGATATTGGGGCGGGAGCCGGTACCGACCTGCCGCTATTTTCCAGACAAGTTGGTCCTGATGGGCGTGTTATCGCCATTGAAGCTCATCCCACAACGTTTGAAATGATGGAGCGGACCGTGGACCGCAACCAACTGGCAAATGTCCGTTGCTTTCACAAGGCGATTGTTGATCGTCCAGGGACGTTGGCGATTACCGACGACGAACGGCATATCAGCAATGCCATTGACTTTGCTGGCCAGGCATCATCAAGCTCGACGTTTAATGTCGAAGGTTGCACGCTGGAGACGGTCTGTGCCGAAGCCGCAGTGGATCGCATCGACCTGCTGAAAATGAACATTGAAGGTGCCGAACAGTATGCGATTCTTGGTATGTCGGAAATGTTGGAACGAATTCGGAATGTTTGCATTTGTTGTCACGACTTTCGTGCCGAGCGTGGAGATGGTGCACACTTCCGCACGCGTAAAGTGGTGACAGAATATCTTTGCGATCACGGATTCAAAGTCACTACTCGGGATGATGATGCGCGGCCCTTTGTGCGTGATCATATTCACGGCGTGAACCTGCGGTGGTCACCTCAGTGA
- a CDS encoding glycosyltransferase family protein — protein MISSSLSVPVVSDRPATTNLRIAVIGNRGSYGYRVCDWMRKLGIAAKLVLIEGTDNHERDLPESVDSSLLSGYPDWITKYSRFDKRFGRLANDFDIGLTVGPSGLKAVTKISAIPTVHLVVGSEVWDLPLRYTPPHSQALQFCHRVYYRLASQTTAAGRRREAMLSRKAISKSRVLLADFEPVIRATEQIGATGKVRVWPTPEDVEGNQARVDTNLLESLNNKYGKYKRTILWLSRVNFADKKASAYKGAENFLAAFKRLVHEDQADVRAIVGTHGEDIEAFKSLAQQWKLDDHIDFVPHLPLWKLLTYMAIDNAIVCDQMFDMNCITGLAREGLCLGTAFVMGVDQRLMQISYGAALPVERATDSVECLESLRKLYALSSDGFAARQESVRAWTRQYLDYRVVIPRLTSILEEVDYLYRCGTNLP, from the coding sequence TTGATTTCCTCTTCACTCTCTGTTCCGGTCGTCTCAGATCGACCTGCAACGACCAATCTGCGTATCGCAGTGATTGGCAACCGAGGTAGTTATGGTTACCGCGTTTGCGATTGGATGCGCAAATTGGGGATCGCTGCCAAATTAGTCTTGATTGAAGGGACCGACAATCACGAACGTGATTTACCCGAGAGTGTCGATTCGTCTCTGTTGAGCGGCTATCCTGACTGGATAACGAAGTATTCCAGATTCGATAAGCGGTTTGGTCGACTTGCAAACGACTTTGACATCGGGCTGACGGTCGGTCCCAGCGGGTTGAAAGCGGTTACAAAGATTTCAGCCATTCCCACCGTTCATCTAGTGGTGGGTTCAGAGGTATGGGATTTACCGCTGCGGTATACCCCACCTCACTCACAGGCATTGCAGTTCTGCCATCGCGTTTATTATCGGCTCGCTTCGCAGACCACTGCCGCGGGGCGTAGGCGTGAGGCGATGTTGAGTCGGAAAGCGATTTCGAAATCGCGTGTTTTGCTCGCTGATTTTGAACCGGTCATTCGGGCAACGGAACAGATTGGTGCGACAGGCAAGGTGAGGGTCTGGCCAACGCCGGAAGATGTCGAAGGCAATCAAGCCCGCGTTGATACCAATCTGCTTGAGAGTCTGAACAACAAGTACGGCAAATACAAAAGAACGATTCTGTGGCTGAGTCGTGTCAACTTTGCTGACAAAAAAGCATCGGCTTACAAGGGAGCCGAAAACTTCTTGGCGGCCTTCAAACGACTCGTTCACGAAGATCAGGCAGATGTGCGAGCCATTGTAGGGACGCACGGCGAAGACATTGAGGCCTTCAAATCGCTTGCCCAGCAATGGAAGCTCGACGACCACATCGACTTTGTGCCTCATTTGCCGCTGTGGAAACTGCTGACCTATATGGCAATTGACAATGCGATTGTCTGCGACCAGATGTTCGACATGAACTGTATCACGGGGTTGGCACGCGAAGGGTTATGCCTGGGCACCGCGTTTGTGATGGGCGTTGATCAACGGTTGATGCAAATTTCTTACGGAGCCGCACTGCCGGTTGAACGCGCGACGGATAGTGTGGAGTGTTTGGAATCGCTGCGGAAGCTCTACGCCCTCTCTAGCGATGGATTTGCAGCGCGGCAGGAGTCGGTTCGTGCCTGGACACGCCAGTATCTTGACTATCGCGTCGTGATTCCACGGTTGACCAGTATCTTGGAAGAAGTCGACTACCTTTATCGTTGTGGAACGAATTTGCCGTGA
- a CDS encoding glycosyltransferase family A protein has translation MNSPHGTPRFTIITATFNRCELLGRCLDSLSLQTFSSWEVVIVDDGSTDETESFVRAKRSVDKRIRYVYQENAGANAARNHGSRVAKGEYILVLDSDDEVKRNWLAELDSLITESQAEIVCCGIDFVDEEKRLVKQAKPVEDRVGTHNNGVYQSGTYAVRRDIFLALGGFLESLPAHQSSEFRMRLFELCRQEGYRIASTAQCLSIGHSHGGPNIRSDAAAKLVAAKYILDRHHDKFKTRRSIASWQASAGGCAAELRRYREARSFFAQAVRSYPRFWKNYVRWALTCLPLIRRQFWRSTGGKT, from the coding sequence ATGAATAGCCCTCACGGCACGCCTCGATTCACGATCATTACGGCAACTTTTAATCGATGTGAGCTGCTGGGGCGGTGCCTGGATAGCCTTAGCTTACAGACGTTTTCCAGTTGGGAAGTGGTCATTGTCGATGATGGCTCCACAGACGAGACGGAAAGTTTCGTCCGCGCCAAACGCAGTGTGGATAAGCGGATCCGATATGTGTACCAAGAGAATGCGGGTGCAAACGCCGCGAGAAACCACGGCAGTCGGGTGGCGAAGGGGGAGTACATTCTCGTTCTCGATAGTGACGACGAGGTCAAACGGAATTGGCTGGCGGAGCTTGACTCGCTGATCACAGAATCGCAAGCGGAAATCGTCTGTTGCGGGATCGATTTTGTGGATGAGGAAAAGCGGCTTGTGAAGCAAGCGAAGCCGGTGGAGGACCGGGTGGGAACGCACAACAATGGTGTCTACCAGTCGGGAACCTATGCCGTACGACGCGACATCTTCCTGGCGTTAGGTGGATTCTTGGAAAGTTTGCCTGCGCATCAGAGCTCGGAATTTCGGATGAGGCTATTCGAACTGTGTCGGCAAGAAGGCTACCGAATCGCTTCGACAGCACAGTGTTTGAGTATCGGCCATTCGCATGGCGGACCGAATATACGGAGCGATGCCGCAGCAAAGTTGGTTGCTGCAAAATACATCTTAGATCGCCACCACGACAAATTTAAAACCCGGCGTTCGATTGCAAGTTGGCAGGCATCTGCGGGTGGGTGCGCCGCTGAACTTCGGCGGTATCGCGAGGCACGCAGTTTTTTCGCGCAGGCAGTACGCTCCTATCCCCGCTTCTGGAAGAATTATGTCCGCTGGGCTTTGACCTGCCTGCCGCTGATCCGCCGTCAATTTTGGCGGTCCACAGGTGGAAAAACCTGA
- the asnB gene encoding asparagine synthase (glutamine-hydrolyzing), whose translation MCGVFACVQRGASIQVADLVAATTLIRHRGPDDEGYVLIDEAGRAKPLRGDETPPMSCTSGLRYAPDTRWDSYRVGFHVGLGHRRLSILDLSVAGHQPMCDREQKVWITYNGEIYNYKELRTQLESYGVRFQTGTDTEVVIAAYKHWGEACLDHFNGMWAFVIVDVDRQRLFAAGDRFAIKPLYLWSSPSGNVFFASELKQFTRLPEWNPELHAPACYEYLAKGKFNHINQTLIRSVRRLRGGEKCSMPLAPSATGDVVISEWYELPRHAGSGAMNDGEAIEEFEELFADSIRLRLRADVKVGSCLSGGLDSSSIVCIANGMLRNQDSAHQQETISSCYEDSRFDERDYIHQVVDLLGVKAHYVFPTVDALLERTASMAWQLDGPFFSGSVFSQWNVFSEARQRGLKVMLDGQGADEQLGGYHKYYQPLFTELLRNLQWVEYAQQLGGWCRRHGSPRDGLLMTKRLLSSHRLFRKLSFRAGSVPSLHQGSIFRRCESNGDDLASPSVPRTVDELLRNEIQRTSLPRLLHYEDRNSMAHSIEARVPFLDYRLVEFLVNQPIRRKIRRGETKFLLRESMKGRLPEGVRTRQDKMGFVSPEEVWMRGPKKNAFRDLLSTACSQCEAFVDGPRLLTHFDEYLQGNKKYSKSYWRVISFGNWMQEFGVTG comes from the coding sequence ATGTGTGGAGTCTTCGCATGCGTCCAGCGAGGTGCATCGATACAAGTGGCGGACCTTGTTGCTGCCACAACCCTGATACGTCACCGCGGTCCGGACGACGAAGGGTATGTGTTGATCGACGAGGCGGGGCGGGCCAAACCTCTTCGTGGCGATGAGACGCCGCCGATGTCATGCACGTCAGGACTGCGGTACGCGCCCGATACGCGTTGGGACAGCTATCGTGTCGGGTTTCATGTTGGCCTGGGCCACCGGCGGTTGTCCATCCTTGATTTATCGGTCGCTGGCCATCAGCCGATGTGCGACCGCGAGCAGAAAGTGTGGATCACATACAACGGTGAGATCTACAATTACAAGGAATTACGGACTCAACTCGAGTCATATGGGGTCCGGTTCCAGACGGGTACCGACACCGAGGTCGTTATCGCGGCCTACAAGCACTGGGGAGAAGCATGCCTGGATCACTTTAATGGCATGTGGGCGTTTGTGATTGTGGACGTCGATCGGCAAAGGCTTTTTGCGGCGGGGGATCGCTTTGCAATTAAGCCGTTGTACTTGTGGTCTAGCCCATCGGGAAATGTCTTCTTTGCATCGGAGCTAAAGCAATTTACGCGGCTACCTGAATGGAACCCCGAGCTGCATGCACCTGCTTGTTACGAGTATCTGGCAAAGGGAAAATTCAATCACATCAATCAGACCTTGATACGGTCGGTAAGACGATTGCGCGGAGGAGAGAAGTGTTCGATGCCGCTTGCACCGTCAGCTACCGGCGATGTGGTTATCAGTGAGTGGTATGAATTACCGCGTCATGCCGGTTCTGGCGCGATGAACGACGGGGAGGCTATCGAAGAATTTGAAGAATTGTTTGCGGACTCGATTCGTTTGCGCTTACGTGCTGACGTTAAGGTAGGTTCATGCCTGTCTGGTGGACTGGACAGTTCGAGCATTGTGTGTATCGCCAACGGAATGCTCCGGAACCAGGATTCTGCGCATCAGCAAGAAACCATTTCTAGTTGTTATGAAGACTCCCGTTTCGATGAGAGGGATTATATCCATCAGGTCGTGGACCTGTTGGGTGTGAAGGCACATTACGTGTTTCCTACTGTCGATGCTCTTCTGGAACGAACCGCATCTATGGCGTGGCAGTTGGATGGCCCGTTTTTTTCCGGCAGCGTGTTTTCTCAATGGAATGTATTTTCTGAGGCACGGCAACGCGGTTTGAAGGTAATGCTGGATGGACAGGGCGCAGATGAACAGCTTGGTGGGTACCATAAGTACTATCAGCCGCTGTTCACTGAACTTCTGCGGAATTTGCAATGGGTTGAATACGCCCAGCAGCTCGGCGGTTGGTGTCGGCGTCATGGGTCACCGCGTGACGGCTTGTTAATGACCAAACGGCTGTTGTCCTCACATCGGCTATTTCGCAAGCTTTCCTTTCGCGCGGGTTCCGTTCCGTCACTCCATCAAGGTTCTATCTTCCGACGTTGCGAGTCCAACGGGGACGACCTGGCGTCGCCGTCTGTGCCTCGCACCGTAGATGAGCTTTTGCGGAATGAAATTCAGCGCACCAGCCTACCGCGGTTGCTGCACTACGAAGACCGCAACTCGATGGCGCACAGCATCGAAGCACGCGTTCCATTCTTGGACTATCGGCTTGTGGAATTTTTGGTCAATCAACCCATCCGCCGAAAAATCCGTCGAGGTGAGACAAAATTTTTACTGCGGGAATCAATGAAGGGCCGGCTGCCGGAGGGAGTCCGTACTCGGCAGGACAAAATGGGGTTTGTTTCCCCCGAAGAAGTCTGGATGCGAGGTCCTAAAAAAAACGCTTTTCGCGATTTATTGTCCACCGCGTGCAGCCAATGCGAAGCCTTCGTGGACGGTCCTCGTCTATTGACGCATTTTGACGAGTATCTGCAAGGTAACAAGAAATATTCGAAGTCGTATTGGCGCGTGATTTCGTTTGGCAATTGGATGCAGGAATTTGGCGTTACGGGATGA
- a CDS encoding glycosyltransferase: protein MNKKVHSSRILVASLTDHHVDGRVARQIEQLSTDHTVISAGSVPSQLVRERVALKSPPVRKDFWHRASSLSLLLSRCYERHYWSRPWVRSAARSLADVDCDLLLVNDFPLLPIAIRVSRSRPVVFDAHEYYPRQGENERRFRLLMKPYYNALCKRYLPQTRSMLTVSAGLAKEYAREFGVDPVLIRNAPSFEKLEPSRRGNRIRIVYHGVAQRRRNLESLIDVVRAIGDGFELHFMLKTRQSRLQELKQHAAGCDRIHFHPPVLSQEIARTINQYDIGVAFFPPVTFNLKHCLPNKFFEYIQGRLGVLVGPTPDMAEIVEREGCGVIARDFSNEALYEALTELSSDKVERMKQRSHEIASTYCWDVESERFRTVISDALEGPR from the coding sequence ATGAATAAGAAAGTGCATTCATCGCGTATTCTTGTGGCATCGTTAACCGATCATCATGTTGACGGACGTGTTGCGAGACAGATTGAGCAGCTCTCGACGGACCATACAGTCATCTCTGCAGGGAGTGTTCCATCGCAGCTTGTCAGGGAGCGGGTCGCGCTGAAGTCACCTCCGGTTCGTAAAGACTTTTGGCATCGCGCTTCCAGCTTGTCTTTGTTGCTGTCGCGGTGTTACGAGAGGCACTATTGGTCGCGACCTTGGGTACGATCCGCAGCAAGATCGCTTGCCGATGTTGATTGCGATTTGCTGCTCGTGAACGATTTCCCCTTATTGCCGATTGCTATCCGGGTATCTCGTTCAAGACCTGTCGTGTTCGATGCGCATGAGTATTATCCTCGGCAAGGTGAGAACGAACGTCGGTTTCGTCTTCTGATGAAGCCCTACTACAACGCGTTGTGTAAGCGTTACCTGCCCCAGACACGTTCGATGCTGACGGTTTCGGCAGGGCTGGCAAAAGAGTATGCCCGAGAATTTGGCGTGGACCCGGTGTTGATTCGGAACGCACCAAGTTTTGAAAAGCTTGAACCTAGTCGGCGTGGTAACCGCATTCGGATCGTCTACCATGGCGTTGCTCAGCGACGCCGAAACCTTGAGTCGTTGATCGACGTGGTGCGAGCAATCGGCGATGGGTTTGAATTGCATTTCATGTTGAAGACCCGCCAGTCACGGTTGCAGGAATTGAAGCAGCATGCGGCGGGTTGCGACCGCATTCACTTTCATCCGCCGGTGCTCAGCCAGGAAATCGCCCGGACGATCAATCAGTATGACATTGGTGTCGCTTTTTTTCCGCCGGTAACTTTCAATCTGAAACATTGCTTACCGAATAAATTCTTTGAGTATATTCAGGGGCGACTTGGAGTGTTGGTGGGGCCGACACCCGACATGGCAGAGATCGTCGAGCGTGAAGGTTGTGGGGTCATTGCCCGCGACTTCTCGAATGAAGCGTTATACGAAGCTCTAACGGAGCTTTCCAGCGACAAAGTCGAAAGGATGAAGCAACGCAGCCATGAGATTGCATCGACCTATTGTTGGGATGTTGAGTCGGAACGGTTTCGGACCGTCATTTCCGACGCATTAGAGGGACCCAGATGA
- a CDS encoding class I SAM-dependent methyltransferase gives MKLHASCLPFLDSREFSASYQVKFDFVDSDWTYRSRLDVLSEMAVNKNIIHVGCVDHSIQKVNTKRKHKQWLHEILCGVSARCVGVDILEDCITYIRDDLGYDDMFAGNILEDNLPFLNGVQWDVFLPEIIEHVDNPVDFLTRLRQRLKGHMARAVISVPNAFAKIYSDAADQSYELINSDHRYSFTPYTLAKIAHLSGYEVGEIQTCGYGRLSRRRVVRNFLMKRRPLRRDDIVMVVYPRS, from the coding sequence ATGAAGTTGCATGCGTCTTGTTTGCCGTTTTTGGATAGTCGAGAGTTTTCGGCTTCGTATCAGGTGAAATTTGACTTTGTTGATTCAGACTGGACGTATCGTTCTCGTCTGGATGTGTTGTCTGAGATGGCAGTCAACAAAAATATAATTCACGTTGGCTGCGTTGATCACAGCATTCAGAAAGTCAATACGAAGAGAAAGCACAAGCAGTGGTTGCACGAAATTTTGTGTGGTGTGTCCGCAAGGTGTGTTGGTGTTGACATTCTAGAGGACTGCATCACCTACATTCGTGACGATCTCGGGTATGATGACATGTTTGCGGGAAACATCCTCGAAGACAATCTGCCGTTTCTAAATGGTGTCCAGTGGGATGTGTTTCTGCCCGAGATTATTGAGCATGTAGACAACCCTGTAGACTTTTTGACGCGTTTGCGGCAACGCTTGAAGGGGCATATGGCTCGTGCGGTCATTTCCGTTCCAAATGCGTTCGCCAAAATATACTCCGACGCGGCAGATCAAAGTTATGAACTAATCAATTCCGATCACCGCTACAGTTTTACGCCGTATACGCTTGCAAAAATTGCCCATCTATCTGGCTACGAAGTGGGCGAGATTCAGACTTGTGGCTATGGTCGCCTCAGTCGTCGGCGTGTGGTGAGAAACTTTTTGATGAAGCGAAGGCCGTTGCGACGAGACGATATTGTGATGGTGGTTTATCCGCGATCGTAG